The following are encoded together in the Microterricola viridarii genome:
- a CDS encoding PadR family transcriptional regulator has protein sequence MQSADGDFYGFALAKALAGRTDGRGLTAHGTLYKALGRMTDAGLLESTWEDAALAEAAGRPRRRLYTVSGEGARAYRAALVAAAAPEAHGTAAFA, from the coding sequence TTGCAGAGCGCCGACGGCGACTTCTACGGGTTCGCCCTGGCCAAGGCGCTCGCCGGGCGCACCGACGGCAGGGGGCTCACCGCCCACGGCACGCTGTACAAGGCGCTGGGCCGCATGACGGATGCCGGCCTGCTCGAGTCCACGTGGGAGGACGCCGCGCTCGCCGAGGCCGCCGGCCGCCCGCGCCGTCGGCTGTACACGGTCAGCGGCGAGGGCGCCCGCGCCTACCGCGCCGCGCTGGTTGCCGCCGCCGCGCCAGAGGCCCACGGCACGGCAGCCTTCGCATGA
- a CDS encoding DNA alkylation repair protein → MTATQPQAPEEQTAAAVQAALAAVADPARAASSQGFFKTAPGQYGAGDVFIGVTVPQQRAIARRLGALPLAELDLLLGSAVHEHRLTGVIIATKQFEAASGPRSFDQARRQALADWYLAAVRQGRVNNWDIVDTSAPGILGGWLFDRPRDLLFELAASPVLWERRVAMIATQGFITRGDASTTLQLAALLRDDREDLMQKAVGWMLREVGKRVDRALLVGFLDEHASRMPRTELSYATEHLDPALRAHYRALR, encoded by the coding sequence ATGACAGCCACACAGCCCCAGGCCCCGGAAGAGCAGACGGCGGCGGCCGTTCAGGCGGCGCTCGCCGCGGTCGCCGACCCGGCCAGAGCGGCATCGAGCCAGGGCTTCTTCAAGACGGCGCCCGGCCAGTATGGTGCCGGGGATGTGTTCATCGGCGTGACGGTTCCGCAGCAGCGCGCCATCGCCCGTCGGCTCGGCGCACTGCCGCTGGCCGAACTGGACCTGCTGCTCGGCAGCGCCGTGCACGAACACCGGCTCACCGGGGTCATCATCGCGACGAAGCAGTTCGAGGCGGCCAGCGGGCCGCGCAGCTTCGACCAGGCCCGCCGGCAGGCGCTCGCCGACTGGTATCTGGCGGCGGTGCGGCAGGGGCGCGTCAACAACTGGGACATCGTCGACACCTCGGCGCCCGGCATCCTCGGCGGATGGCTGTTCGATCGCCCGCGCGACCTGCTGTTCGAGCTGGCGGCGAGCCCCGTGCTCTGGGAGCGCCGCGTCGCCATGATCGCCACGCAGGGCTTCATCACCCGCGGCGACGCATCGACCACGCTGCAACTGGCGGCGCTGCTGCGCGACGACCGGGAGGACCTGATGCAGAAGGCCGTCGGCTGGATGCTGCGCGAGGTGGGCAAGCGCGTCGACCGCGCCCTGCTGGTCGGCTTCCTCGATGAGCATGCGAGCCGGATGCCGCGCACCGAGCTCAGCTACGCCACCGAGCACCTCGATCCGGCGCTGCGCGCGCACTACCGCGCGCTCCGTTGA
- a CDS encoding DEAD/DEAH box helicase, with protein MTHSLSDVQIARLTDARTFTRGQRYARDGFVGRLRWSDSGLRVVGSVAGSSAKRYVTTVTFQRGATGTLVNPIGSCTCPTGSNCKHVIALLLESRATSSAPEQGARATDLLAELGGPRADTASASTPPGPDWRSALDSLTRGDATAARAKPMALQFELVPGSRDWRTPRGAPARPPRLTLRPLHLGKSGRWVKGALRWNSLGSADLDLIPTQLRALRQIHDEYSNRKFYQPYVDEAMSLENLRTGALWELLLSAHASGVAFVGADKKQTPVALDEAAIELTLDLVRGDAELRLTPTFTFERQALEAGNLFALGTPAYGVARWLPLAPGAPLSEARFTLTALSAPIDASIRELAAADSALVVPAADEKAFFTGYYPHLRRQLTLTSTDASVELASAPLPNLLLTITPHGTERIELHWSWRYRDPARANDDAATRRLWAGADATEYRDTAGERAILATLEPLLGRHPALVDGAQPEARVPTPQLAEHSALTGVSMIAFLAAEVAELEGSADVTVRFQGERPAYREAEAAPLIAVGTQERPGDRDWFDLAVDVSVDGHTVHFDDLFLALAREQEVMILPDGVWFSLDRPELQQLRRLIAEARTLQDSNAPGLGLSRFQADLWDELAELGIVSQQAEAWQRAVAGLSAGSEIGPRALPGTVHASLRGYQQQGFEWLGFLYEQGLGGVLADDMGLGKTLQAIALIAESRRLHAEQSGQVDPSQADAAASAPPFLVVAPTSVVPNWASECAKFAPSLRVATITATGGKRSKSLADLAAGADVVITSYTLFRLDFDEYDALPWAGMLLDEAQFVKNHQSRAYQCARRLNTPFKLAITGTPLENNLMELWSLFSITAPGLFPTPAKFADFYQKPIEGGDDEAHERLAQLRRRIRPFMLRRTKDEVASDLPAKQEQVLELELAPQHRTVYDTHLHRERQKVLGLIEDMNANRFEIFRSLTMLRQLSLDASLYDEKYAHIPSTKLDVLLEMLEDTVAEGHRTLIFSQFTGYLAKARERLDAAGIAYSYLDGKTRSRAKTIAEFKDGTNPVFLISLKAGGFGLNLTEADYVILLDPWWNPATEAQAVDRTHRIGQTKNVMVYRLVATNTIEEKVMALKATKSKLFDSVMSDGAASGGALTAADIRELFA; from the coding sequence ATGACCCACTCTCTCAGCGACGTGCAGATCGCGCGACTCACCGACGCGCGCACCTTCACCCGCGGCCAGCGCTACGCCAGGGATGGCTTCGTCGGCCGCCTGCGTTGGAGCGATTCCGGCCTCAGAGTGGTCGGCAGCGTGGCCGGCAGCAGCGCCAAACGCTACGTCACGACCGTCACGTTCCAGCGGGGGGCGACGGGCACCCTCGTCAACCCGATCGGCTCCTGCACCTGCCCGACGGGCAGCAACTGCAAGCATGTCATCGCGCTCTTGCTGGAATCTCGCGCGACCAGCTCGGCCCCCGAGCAGGGTGCCCGCGCGACCGACCTCCTGGCCGAGCTGGGCGGCCCGCGTGCGGACACCGCCTCGGCATCCACACCGCCCGGGCCCGACTGGCGTTCAGCGCTCGACTCGCTCACCCGCGGGGATGCGACTGCAGCCAGGGCGAAGCCGATGGCCCTTCAGTTCGAGTTGGTGCCGGGCTCGCGCGATTGGCGCACCCCGCGGGGCGCCCCCGCCAGGCCGCCCCGGTTGACCCTGCGGCCGCTGCACCTCGGCAAGAGCGGCAGGTGGGTCAAGGGGGCGCTGCGCTGGAACAGCCTCGGCTCTGCCGACCTCGACCTCATCCCGACCCAGCTGCGGGCGCTGCGCCAGATTCACGACGAGTACTCGAACCGCAAGTTCTACCAGCCGTACGTCGACGAGGCCATGTCGCTGGAGAACCTGCGCACCGGTGCGCTCTGGGAACTTCTCCTGTCGGCGCACGCCAGCGGTGTCGCGTTCGTCGGCGCCGACAAGAAGCAGACCCCCGTCGCCCTCGACGAGGCCGCCATCGAACTCACCCTCGACCTCGTGCGGGGTGACGCCGAGCTGCGGCTGACCCCCACCTTCACGTTCGAGCGGCAGGCGCTCGAGGCGGGCAACCTGTTCGCGCTCGGCACCCCCGCATACGGCGTCGCGCGCTGGCTGCCGCTGGCCCCCGGCGCACCGCTCTCTGAGGCACGGTTCACCCTCACCGCGCTGAGCGCCCCCATCGACGCGAGCATCCGCGAACTCGCCGCGGCCGACAGCGCGCTCGTCGTGCCCGCCGCCGATGAGAAGGCGTTCTTCACCGGCTACTACCCGCACCTGCGCCGGCAGCTCACGCTGACCAGCACCGACGCCTCCGTCGAGTTGGCCAGTGCGCCGCTGCCCAATCTGTTGCTCACCATCACGCCGCACGGCACCGAGCGCATCGAGCTGCACTGGAGCTGGCGCTACCGCGACCCGGCGCGGGCGAACGACGACGCCGCGACCCGCCGACTGTGGGCCGGAGCGGATGCCACCGAGTACCGCGACACGGCGGGCGAACGCGCCATCCTGGCCACCCTCGAGCCGCTGCTGGGCCGGCACCCCGCCCTCGTCGACGGCGCGCAGCCGGAGGCCCGGGTACCCACCCCTCAGCTGGCCGAACACAGCGCCCTCACCGGCGTCTCGATGATCGCCTTCCTCGCCGCGGAGGTCGCAGAGCTCGAGGGGTCCGCCGACGTCACGGTGCGGTTCCAGGGCGAACGACCCGCCTACCGCGAGGCAGAGGCGGCGCCGCTGATCGCCGTCGGCACGCAGGAACGCCCCGGCGACCGCGACTGGTTCGACCTCGCCGTCGACGTCAGCGTCGACGGCCACACCGTGCACTTCGACGACCTGTTCCTGGCCCTCGCCCGCGAGCAGGAGGTCATGATCCTCCCGGACGGCGTCTGGTTCAGCCTCGACCGCCCCGAACTGCAGCAACTGCGCCGCCTGATCGCCGAGGCGCGCACCCTGCAGGACTCGAACGCGCCCGGCCTCGGCCTCAGCCGGTTCCAGGCGGATCTCTGGGACGAGCTGGCCGAGCTCGGCATCGTCAGCCAGCAGGCCGAGGCCTGGCAGCGCGCCGTCGCCGGGCTCAGCGCCGGCAGCGAGATCGGACCACGCGCCCTGCCCGGCACGGTGCACGCGAGCCTGCGCGGCTACCAGCAGCAGGGCTTCGAGTGGCTCGGCTTCCTCTACGAGCAGGGACTCGGCGGCGTGCTGGCCGACGACATGGGACTCGGCAAGACGCTGCAGGCCATCGCGCTGATCGCCGAGAGCCGCCGGCTGCACGCGGAGCAGTCGGGCCAGGTCGATCCGAGCCAGGCGGATGCCGCGGCATCCGCCCCACCGTTCCTGGTCGTCGCGCCGACCAGCGTCGTGCCCAACTGGGCCAGCGAGTGCGCGAAGTTCGCACCCAGCCTGCGGGTCGCGACCATCACCGCGACCGGCGGCAAGCGCTCGAAGAGCCTGGCCGATCTGGCGGCGGGGGCGGATGTCGTGATCACCTCGTACACGCTGTTCCGGCTCGACTTCGACGAATACGACGCCCTGCCCTGGGCGGGCATGCTGCTCGACGAGGCCCAGTTCGTGAAGAACCACCAGAGCCGGGCCTACCAGTGCGCCCGACGCCTGAACACGCCGTTCAAGCTCGCGATCACCGGCACCCCGCTGGAGAACAACCTGATGGAGCTGTGGTCGCTGTTCTCGATCACGGCGCCGGGGCTGTTCCCCACCCCGGCCAAGTTCGCCGACTTCTACCAGAAGCCCATCGAGGGCGGCGACGACGAGGCCCACGAGCGGCTGGCGCAGCTGCGCCGCCGCATCCGCCCGTTCATGCTGCGCCGCACCAAGGACGAGGTCGCCAGCGACCTGCCGGCCAAGCAGGAGCAGGTACTCGAGCTCGAGCTCGCCCCGCAGCACCGCACCGTCTACGACACCCACCTGCATCGGGAGCGGCAGAAGGTGCTCGGTCTGATCGAAGACATGAACGCGAACCGCTTCGAGATCTTCCGCTCGCTCACCATGCTGCGCCAGCTCAGCCTGGACGCCAGCCTGTACGACGAGAAGTACGCGCACATCCCGTCGACGAAACTCGACGTGCTGCTGGAGATGCTCGAAGACACCGTGGCAGAGGGGCACCGCACCCTCATCTTCAGCCAGTTCACCGGATACCTGGCGAAGGCGAGGGAGCGCTTGGACGCGGCCGGCATCGCCTACTCCTACCTCGACGGCAAGACCCGCAGCCGGGCCAAGACCATCGCCGAGTTCAAGGACGGCACGAACCCGGTGTTCCTGATCAGCCTCAAGGCGGGTGGATTCGGGCTGAACCTCACCGAAGCCGACTACGTGATCCTGCTCGACCCGTGGTGGAACCCGGCCACAGAGGCGCAGGCCGTCGACCGCACCCACCGCATCGGACAGACCAAGAACGTGATGGTCTACCGGCTCGTCGCCACGAACACGATCGAGGAGAAGGTGATGGCGCTGAAGGCGACCAAGTCGAAGCTCTTCGACAGCGTGATGAGCGACGGCGCGGCCTCGGGCGGGGCGCTGACCGCGGCCGACATCCGCGAGCTGTTCGCGTAG
- a CDS encoding SDR family oxidoreductase — MSRTVRGARVLITGAASGMGRLYAERAVAEGAASVVLWDRDAAALARTVKELGVQSQGRTRVHSYVIDLADLGAIAQTAQRVRTEVGNPDVLINNAGIVRGNQFFWQSDNGEDTRPTMQINSLAPMYTTREFLPGMMANSYRAARIVNIASAAGTLSNPRMSVYAASKAALIGWSDSLRLELEQEDHGNVRVTTVCPSYISTGMFDGARGPLLTPILTPEYVVDRVWRAMLAGKPQLLLPWSVGLSKALRGVLPVRVWDVVARLFGVYKSMAGFTGRS; from the coding sequence ATGTCCCGAACTGTTCGCGGTGCCCGCGTTCTCATCACCGGTGCCGCCAGCGGCATGGGCCGCCTCTACGCCGAGCGCGCGGTCGCAGAGGGCGCGGCATCCGTCGTGCTCTGGGACAGGGATGCCGCAGCGCTCGCCCGCACCGTCAAGGAGCTGGGCGTGCAATCGCAGGGCCGCACCCGCGTGCACTCCTACGTGATCGACCTCGCCGACCTCGGCGCCATCGCGCAGACGGCGCAGCGAGTGCGCACCGAGGTGGGCAACCCCGACGTGCTCATCAACAATGCCGGCATCGTGCGCGGCAACCAGTTCTTCTGGCAGAGCGACAACGGCGAAGACACCCGCCCCACCATGCAGATCAACTCGCTGGCGCCGATGTACACGACCCGCGAGTTCCTGCCCGGCATGATGGCCAACTCCTACCGTGCCGCGCGCATCGTGAACATCGCCTCGGCCGCCGGCACCCTGTCGAACCCGCGGATGAGTGTCTATGCGGCGTCGAAGGCGGCCCTGATCGGCTGGAGCGACTCGCTGCGCCTCGAGCTCGAGCAGGAGGATCACGGCAACGTCCGCGTCACGACCGTCTGCCCCAGCTACATCTCGACCGGAATGTTCGACGGTGCCCGCGGCCCGCTGCTCACCCCGATCCTGACGCCGGAATACGTCGTCGACCGGGTCTGGCGGGCGATGCTCGCCGGCAAACCGCAGCTGCTGCTGCCGTGGTCGGTCGGGCTCTCCAAGGCCCTGCGCGGGGTGCTCCCGGTCCGGGTGTGGGACGTGGTCGCGCGGTTGTTCGGCGTCTACAAGTCGATGGCCGGATTCACTGGACGCTCCTAG
- a CDS encoding LysE family transporter yields MQFSLWLALLGATLVISLTPGAGAINTMSNSLNAGFRRSIWGILGQQAALIIHIVIVALGVGVLVASSPIAFNVIRYAGAAYLVYLGIRQFLAKPSNDEESVELRRNEPAWSMFRRGFWVNLLNPKAIVFFLAFLPQFIRLDQPLLPQYLVVAVTVMVVDILVMWFFFAGAARSFQRFTRDARGQLILNRIFGSLFVAVGAILAVIH; encoded by the coding sequence GTGCAGTTCTCCCTCTGGCTCGCCCTGCTCGGCGCCACCCTCGTGATCAGCCTCACGCCCGGCGCGGGCGCGATCAACACGATGAGCAACTCGCTGAACGCGGGGTTCCGGCGCTCGATCTGGGGCATCCTCGGGCAGCAGGCCGCACTCATCATCCACATCGTGATCGTGGCGCTCGGCGTCGGCGTGCTCGTTGCCAGCTCGCCGATCGCGTTCAACGTGATCCGCTACGCCGGTGCCGCCTACCTCGTCTACCTCGGCATCCGGCAGTTCCTGGCGAAGCCGTCCAACGACGAGGAGAGCGTTGAGCTGCGGCGCAATGAGCCGGCTTGGTCGATGTTTCGGCGCGGGTTCTGGGTGAACCTGCTCAACCCCAAGGCGATCGTGTTCTTCCTCGCCTTCCTGCCGCAGTTCATCCGCCTCGACCAGCCGCTGCTGCCGCAGTACCTGGTCGTCGCGGTCACGGTGATGGTGGTCGACATCCTCGTCATGTGGTTCTTCTTCGCCGGGGCGGCCCGCTCGTTCCAACGGTTCACCCGGGACGCCCGCGGCCAACTGATCCTCAACCGCATCTTCGGCTCACTGTTCGTGGCCGTCGGCGCGATTCTCGCCGTCATCCACTAG
- a CDS encoding methyltransferase, giving the protein MSWLEDGAQRSALWRSESGWPAPERIVIADERMPAAEAHRLVGGGSALLWRGDYQAARQLLRALAARIDKGNRRPPRDLALAFRQHREQSFHRARLLGLLLVPLDAGYVVPLRRAPDVREACTEAYGPGDDSLDSLVSLRELLGVIGSHEWRRRGVDVPELESTIHPHYGVFSPVRGEYLELVATAPLPAEASRAVDIGTGTGVLAAILARRGIRSVTATDLGPRAIACARDNLTRLGLVDRVEVIEADLFAPGLADLIVCNPPWLPAEARIPSDYAVYDPESRMLRGFLGGLRAHLAPGGEGWLIISDLAERLGLRSRGELLDLIEDSGLRVLERHDTRPTHARSSDASDPLHVARAAEITSLWRLGSAD; this is encoded by the coding sequence GTGAGCTGGCTTGAGGACGGCGCGCAGCGCTCGGCGCTCTGGCGTTCCGAGAGCGGCTGGCCCGCGCCAGAGCGCATCGTGATCGCCGACGAACGGATGCCGGCCGCCGAGGCGCACCGGCTGGTCGGCGGCGGCAGCGCGCTGCTGTGGCGCGGCGACTACCAGGCCGCGCGCCAGCTGCTGCGCGCGCTCGCGGCTCGCATCGACAAGGGCAACCGGCGCCCGCCGCGCGACCTCGCGCTGGCGTTCCGCCAGCACCGCGAGCAGAGCTTCCACCGGGCACGGCTGCTCGGCCTGCTGCTCGTGCCGCTGGACGCCGGCTACGTGGTGCCGCTGCGCCGGGCGCCCGATGTGCGGGAGGCCTGCACCGAGGCGTACGGGCCGGGCGACGACAGCCTCGACTCGCTCGTCTCGCTGCGCGAGCTGCTCGGCGTGATCGGCTCGCACGAGTGGCGCCGACGCGGCGTCGACGTGCCAGAGCTGGAATCGACCATCCACCCGCACTACGGGGTCTTCTCGCCCGTGCGCGGCGAGTATCTCGAACTCGTGGCCACCGCCCCGCTGCCGGCGGAGGCGAGCCGCGCCGTCGACATCGGCACCGGCACCGGGGTGCTCGCCGCGATCCTGGCACGGCGCGGCATCCGAAGCGTGACCGCGACCGATCTTGGCCCGCGCGCCATCGCCTGCGCCCGCGACAACCTGACCAGGCTCGGCCTCGTCGACCGGGTCGAGGTGATCGAGGCCGACCTGTTCGCGCCCGGCCTCGCCGACCTGATCGTCTGCAACCCGCCCTGGCTGCCGGCAGAGGCGCGCATCCCCAGCGACTACGCCGTCTACGACCCGGAGAGCCGGATGCTGCGCGGGTTCCTCGGCGGCCTGCGCGCGCACCTGGCACCGGGCGGCGAGGGCTGGCTGATCATCTCCGACCTCGCCGAGCGGCTCGGACTGCGCTCGCGCGGCGAACTGCTCGACCTGATCGAGGATTCCGGCCTGCGCGTGCTCGAGCGGCACGACACCCGGCCGACGCACGCCCGCTCCAGCGACGCGAGCGACCCGCTGCACGTGGCTCGCGCCGCTGAGATCACTTCGCTCTGGCGGCTGGGTTCGGCCGACTAG
- a CDS encoding SDR family NAD(P)-dependent oxidoreductase — protein MSTPESPRPSVPATPSSAAGRTVLIAGATSAAGHACAAALQSAGARVIAVGSNADRLAELAASVPGTITRVCDLGDLSAVEALAAEIRGQAAEHGHGGLDGLVHLVGGWRGGGGLAGQSDEDWRALEAAFGTLRNTTRAFNDDLLASDAGRLAIVSSTSVERPLAGGANYAAAKAAADAWTRAVAQGFAKATAPEPPTAAAVVFVVKSLAGLEPQLAADVVGLWSTPASALNGSRITLSPAPGHA, from the coding sequence ATGAGCACGCCAGAGTCGCCCCGCCCCTCGGTCCCCGCCACCCCGTCCAGCGCCGCCGGCCGCACCGTGCTGATCGCCGGCGCCACGAGCGCCGCCGGGCATGCCTGCGCCGCGGCCCTGCAGAGCGCGGGGGCCCGCGTCATCGCCGTCGGCTCCAACGCCGACCGGCTCGCGGAGCTCGCGGCGTCCGTGCCCGGCACCATCACCCGCGTCTGTGACCTCGGCGACCTCTCCGCCGTCGAGGCCCTCGCCGCCGAGATCCGCGGCCAGGCGGCCGAGCACGGCCACGGCGGCCTCGACGGGCTGGTGCACCTGGTCGGCGGATGGCGCGGCGGCGGCGGGCTGGCCGGCCAGAGCGACGAGGACTGGCGGGCGCTCGAGGCCGCCTTCGGCACCCTGCGCAACACCACGCGCGCCTTCAACGACGATCTGCTGGCCTCGGATGCCGGCCGCCTCGCGATCGTGTCGAGCACCTCGGTGGAGCGCCCGCTCGCCGGCGGCGCCAACTACGCCGCGGCCAAGGCTGCCGCCGATGCCTGGACCCGCGCCGTCGCGCAGGGTTTCGCCAAGGCCACGGCCCCCGAGCCGCCGACGGCCGCTGCGGTCGTTTTCGTCGTGAAGTCGCTCGCCGGGCTCGAGCCGCAGCTCGCTGCAGATGTCGTCGGGCTCTGGAGCACGCCGGCCTCCGCTCTCAACGGCTCGCGCATCACGCTGAGCCCCGCGCCTGGGCACGCCTGA
- a CDS encoding DUF6421 family protein — translation MSNYIAQALVGEPEVVEDGLTTALDIALAADVENHPAWVRLKQAAIALQAVQAQDGSVQDAAEHPASAAHVATLVAAVRELAPLFPHDAAYLAALATDFEKWSAAGFGVPDFYDSLMAFQPQLHRVDGLRHLVVFPMYTQNGSSNRYVEAVLVEVIWPEFIGELEAGDYGNKLFVPLRFVDFTPGYDTNSAVLFPETVAMREIPTFTWGAIFQDREAARYRRVVRAAAEITKLELPADAATLLDDQKLAEETFVMWDLIHDRTHMRGDLPFDPFMIKQRMPFFLYSLEELRCDLTAFRESVAIERDENASPEARKHAKLVQYAVIFDRIFRFAITGSRVRNYDGLGGQLLFAWMHQHHVLHWTDTRLAFDWEAVPEVVIALGAQIDELYWKSIDRPKKAHWLAAYDMIAETLTPNPASHWAKGLPEDVLAGAPKGYTDLVLDDEFPLSMFFEALDKKMKPVIESTIGITAATA, via the coding sequence ATGTCGAATTACATTGCGCAAGCACTGGTCGGTGAGCCCGAGGTTGTCGAAGACGGCCTGACCACCGCGCTGGACATCGCCCTCGCCGCCGATGTCGAGAACCACCCCGCGTGGGTGCGCCTCAAGCAGGCCGCAATCGCGCTGCAGGCCGTGCAGGCCCAGGACGGCTCTGTTCAGGATGCCGCGGAGCACCCGGCATCCGCCGCCCACGTCGCCACACTCGTGGCCGCCGTGCGCGAGCTCGCCCCGCTGTTCCCGCACGACGCCGCCTACCTGGCCGCGCTCGCAACCGACTTCGAGAAGTGGAGCGCCGCCGGCTTCGGCGTGCCCGACTTCTACGACTCGCTGATGGCGTTCCAGCCGCAGCTGCACCGCGTCGACGGGCTGCGCCACCTCGTCGTGTTCCCGATGTACACGCAGAACGGCAGCTCGAACCGCTACGTCGAGGCCGTGCTGGTCGAGGTCATCTGGCCCGAGTTCATCGGCGAGCTGGAGGCCGGCGACTATGGCAACAAGCTGTTCGTGCCGCTGCGCTTCGTCGACTTCACTCCCGGCTACGACACCAACTCGGCCGTGCTGTTCCCCGAGACGGTCGCGATGCGCGAGATCCCGACCTTCACCTGGGGCGCGATCTTCCAGGACCGCGAGGCGGCCCGCTACCGCCGCGTGGTGCGCGCGGCAGCCGAGATCACCAAGCTCGAACTGCCCGCGGACGCCGCGACGCTCCTCGACGACCAGAAGCTGGCCGAAGAGACGTTCGTGATGTGGGACCTGATCCACGACCGCACGCACATGCGCGGCGACCTGCCGTTCGACCCGTTCATGATCAAGCAGCGGATGCCGTTCTTCCTCTACTCGCTGGAGGAGCTGCGCTGCGACCTGACCGCGTTCCGCGAGTCGGTCGCGATCGAGCGTGATGAGAACGCCAGCCCGGAGGCGCGCAAGCACGCCAAGCTGGTGCAGTACGCGGTGATCTTCGACCGCATCTTCCGCTTCGCCATCACCGGCAGCCGGGTGCGCAACTACGACGGGCTCGGCGGCCAGCTGCTGTTCGCGTGGATGCACCAGCACCACGTGCTGCACTGGACCGACACCCGGCTCGCCTTCGACTGGGAGGCCGTGCCCGAGGTCGTCATCGCCCTCGGCGCGCAGATCGACGAGCTGTACTGGAAGTCGATCGACCGCCCGAAGAAGGCGCACTGGCTGGCCGCGTACGACATGATCGCCGAGACGCTGACCCCGAACCCGGCGTCGCACTGGGCCAAGGGCCTCCCGGAAGACGTGCTCGCCGGCGCCCCGAAGGGCTACACCGACCTGGTGCTGGACGACGAGTTCCCGCTGTCGATGTTCTTCGAGGCGCTCGACAAGAAGATGAAGCCCGTCATCGAATCGACGATCGGCATCACGGCGGCCACCGCCTAG